The proteins below come from a single Azospirillum thiophilum genomic window:
- the lpxA gene encoding acyl-ACP--UDP-N-acetylglucosamine O-acyltransferase yields MTVTIHPSAIVDPAAKLGEGVGIGPFCVVGPDVTLGDGVRLVSHVAVDGRTSIGAGTVIYPFASIGHRPQDLKFHGEPSELVIGARNQIREHVTMNPGTEGGGMITRVGDDGLFMMGSHVAHDCIVGDHVIMANNATLGGHVTLGDYVIIGGLSAVRQFVRIGSHAMIGGMSGVENDVIPFGLVMGDRARLAGLNLVGLERRGFKKDDIHALRAAYRMLFGSEGTFAERVEEVGRDFGESALISDVLTFIRAKEARSLCQPRES; encoded by the coding sequence ATGACCGTCACCATCCATCCGTCCGCCATCGTCGATCCCGCGGCCAAACTGGGGGAGGGGGTCGGCATCGGCCCCTTCTGTGTCGTCGGTCCCGACGTCACGCTGGGCGACGGCGTTCGGCTGGTGTCGCATGTGGCGGTCGACGGGCGGACCAGCATCGGCGCAGGCACCGTCATCTACCCGTTCGCCTCCATTGGCCATCGTCCGCAGGACCTCAAGTTCCACGGTGAACCGTCCGAACTGGTCATCGGTGCCCGCAACCAGATCCGTGAGCATGTGACGATGAACCCCGGCACGGAAGGCGGCGGCATGATCACCCGCGTCGGCGACGATGGGTTGTTCATGATGGGATCGCACGTGGCGCACGACTGCATTGTCGGTGACCACGTCATCATGGCGAACAATGCCACCCTGGGAGGCCACGTCACCCTGGGCGATTACGTCATCATCGGTGGTCTTTCGGCGGTCCGGCAGTTTGTCCGCATCGGTTCCCACGCCATGATCGGCGGAATGTCGGGCGTCGAGAACGATGTCATCCCCTTTGGGCTGGTGATGGGGGACCGCGCACGGCTGGCCGGCCTGAATCTGGTGGGGCTTGAGCGGCGTGGTTTCAAGAAGGATGATATCCACGCCCTTCGTGCGGCCTATCGTATGCTGTTCGGTTCGGAGGGAACCTTTGCGGAGCGTGTGGAGGAGGTCGGACGAGATTTCGGCGAGAGTGCGCTGATTTCCGACGTGCTCACCTTCATCCGCGCCAAGGAGGCACGATCCCTCTGCCAGCCGCGCGAGAGCTGA
- the bamA gene encoding outer membrane protein assembly factor BamA, whose product MTTVSVAHAQTAASPGRAPAGSGSMVAQVFSGGTVRDIRVEGTQRIEPSTVRSYLTIQPGDPFDPDRIDQSLKALFNTGLFADVVLKREGDALVVTVAENPIINRIAFEGNRRIDKETLEKEIQLRPRVVYTRTRVQTDVQRIQEIYRRQGRFAATVEPKIIQLDQNRVDLVYEINEGVRTGVRGITFIGNEHFSDGTLRESVQTKESAWWRFLSSDDNYDPDRLNYDRDLLRRFYLKEGYADFRVVSAVAELTPDKEDFFITFTIEEGERYKFGKVDIKTSLKQLDPTVLQNSVTTGEGDWYNAQKVEDSITKLTNAVGDLQYAFVDVRPRITRNRENHTIDITYEINEGPRTFVDRIDITGNVRTLDKVVRREMLLSEGDPFNSSKLKRSEQRIKDLGFFERVNITTAESSAPDRTVVNVDVAEQSTGEISIGAGFSTSDGPLGDFSIRERNLLGRGQDLRLGATLSGRRQLYDLSFTEPYFMDRDLSAGVDIFRTRYNYQDESSFNEKNTGFALRLGYPLTETLRQRVYYQLQDTLIEEVPTTASKYIQEQRGERLTSLIGQELTYDVRNSKLTPTEGYFVRLTNDIAGLGGSVRFLRNKLAGGYYLPLGEDQWVLSTTGEIGYIHGIGKKVDLGDRFFIGGDTLRGFNTAGIGPRDVSTGDALGGTRYARASVEMSFPFGLPEEFGLLGHAFTDVGTLGKVDINDPNVKDEESIRVSIGTGVSWKSPFGPIRLDVALPIRKEGYDKKELIRFSFGTRF is encoded by the coding sequence ATGACGACGGTGTCTGTCGCCCACGCCCAAACCGCCGCCTCGCCCGGGCGGGCGCCGGCGGGATCCGGGTCCATGGTCGCCCAGGTTTTCAGCGGCGGCACGGTGCGTGACATCCGGGTCGAAGGCACTCAGCGAATCGAGCCGTCCACGGTCCGCTCCTACCTCACCATTCAGCCGGGCGACCCGTTCGATCCCGATCGGATCGACCAGTCGCTCAAGGCACTGTTCAACACCGGCCTGTTCGCCGATGTCGTGCTGAAGCGCGAAGGCGATGCGCTGGTGGTGACGGTGGCAGAGAACCCGATCATCAACCGCATCGCGTTCGAGGGGAACCGGCGCATCGACAAGGAGACGCTGGAGAAGGAAATCCAGCTGCGTCCCCGGGTCGTCTATACGCGCACCCGGGTTCAGACCGACGTCCAGCGCATCCAGGAAATCTACCGGCGCCAGGGCCGTTTCGCGGCGACGGTGGAACCGAAGATCATTCAGCTCGACCAGAATCGCGTCGATCTGGTCTATGAGATCAACGAGGGTGTGCGCACGGGCGTGCGGGGAATCACCTTCATCGGCAACGAACATTTCTCGGACGGGACGCTGCGCGAGTCGGTCCAGACCAAGGAATCGGCATGGTGGCGTTTCCTGTCGTCCGACGACAACTATGATCCGGACCGTCTGAATTACGACCGCGATCTGCTGCGCCGTTTCTACTTGAAGGAAGGCTACGCAGATTTCCGCGTGGTATCCGCCGTGGCGGAACTGACGCCTGACAAGGAAGACTTCTTCATCACCTTCACCATCGAGGAAGGCGAGCGCTACAAGTTCGGTAAGGTCGATATCAAGACCTCGTTGAAGCAGCTCGATCCCACGGTGCTGCAGAACAGCGTCACGACCGGCGAGGGCGACTGGTACAACGCGCAGAAGGTGGAAGACAGCATCACGAAACTGACGAACGCCGTCGGTGATCTGCAATACGCCTTCGTCGACGTGCGGCCGCGCATCACGCGCAACCGTGAAAACCATACCATTGACATCACATACGAGATCAACGAGGGACCTCGCACCTTCGTCGACCGGATCGACATCACCGGCAACGTCCGCACGCTGGACAAGGTTGTGCGGCGCGAGATGCTGCTTTCGGAAGGAGATCCGTTCAACTCTTCCAAGTTGAAGCGGTCCGAACAGCGCATCAAAGATCTGGGCTTCTTCGAGCGCGTGAACATCACGACCGCGGAGAGCAGTGCACCTGATCGCACCGTCGTGAACGTCGATGTGGCTGAGCAGTCCACCGGTGAAATCTCCATCGGTGCCGGCTTCTCCACCTCCGATGGTCCGTTGGGTGACTTCTCGATCCGTGAGCGCAATTTGCTCGGCCGCGGTCAGGACCTGCGTCTGGGGGCGACGCTGTCCGGCCGGCGCCAACTGTACGACCTCTCCTTTACGGAGCCGTACTTCATGGACCGCGACCTGTCGGCCGGCGTCGATATTTTCCGGACGCGGTACAATTACCAGGATGAGAGCTCGTTCAACGAGAAGAATACCGGCTTTGCCCTGCGTCTGGGCTATCCGCTGACCGAGACTCTGCGGCAGCGTGTGTATTACCAGCTCCAGGACACCTTGATCGAGGAAGTGCCGACCACTGCGTCGAAATACATCCAGGAGCAGCGTGGCGAACGCTTGACGTCGTTGATCGGCCAGGAACTGACCTACGACGTCCGAAACAGCAAGCTGACTCCGACAGAGGGGTACTTCGTCCGCTTGACGAACGATATCGCCGGTCTGGGCGGTTCGGTGCGCTTCCTGCGCAACAAGCTGGCAGGTGGTTACTATCTTCCGCTTGGCGAGGACCAGTGGGTCCTGAGCACGACGGGCGAAATCGGCTATATCCATGGCATCGGCAAGAAGGTCGATCTCGGGGACCGCTTCTTTATCGGCGGTGATACGTTGCGCGGCTTCAACACCGCCGGCATCGGTCCGCGCGACGTTTCGACCGGTGACGCGCTGGGCGGCACGCGCTATGCCCGCGCATCGGTCGAGATGAGCTTCCCCTTTGGTCTGCCTGAGGAATTCGGTCTGCTCGGCCATGCCTTCACAGATGTCGGCACATTGGGCAAGGTCGATATCAACGATCCGAACGTGAAGGACGAGGAGTCCATCCGTGTATCCATCGGCACCGGTGTGTCGTGGAAGTCTCCGTTCGGCCCGATCCGGCTCGACGTGGCGTTGCCGATCCGCAAGGAAGGCTACGACAAGAAAGAGCTCATCCGCTTCAGCTTCGGAACCAGGTTCTAA
- a CDS encoding 1-deoxy-D-xylulose-5-phosphate reductoisomerase, which translates to MVVMAGAVSDTPRRVTILGSTGSVGTQTVDLVARDPDRFPVEALTANRNVDLLARQARQLNARLAVVADPASYAGLKERLSGTGIEAAAGADAVIAAAERPTDWVMAAIVGAAGLGPTLAAVRRGAIVAFANKEVLVCAGALMMEEVKAHGATLLPVDSEHSAIYQVFDFERTSSVSRLILTASGGPFRSRDRAFMATATREQAVAHPTWEMGAKISVDSATMMNKGLELIEAHFLFGIPEERIDVLVHPQSVIHSLVEYVDGSVLAQLGTPDMRTPIAYALGWPARIATPAERLDLVKASTLTFEAPDPVRFPALRLARAALQSGGAAPTILSAANEVAVQAFLDRRIGFLDIERIVEETLAALPHRPLSDLAAVRDADADARRDAAGRVTASGAMAVGSR; encoded by the coding sequence ATGGTGGTGATGGCGGGAGCGGTGTCCGATACGCCGCGCAGGGTGACGATCCTCGGATCGACCGGTTCTGTCGGTACCCAGACTGTGGATCTCGTCGCCCGCGATCCGGATCGCTTCCCGGTAGAGGCGCTGACCGCCAACCGCAACGTCGATCTGCTGGCCCGGCAGGCCCGGCAACTGAACGCAAGACTGGCGGTCGTCGCCGATCCCGCCAGCTACGCCGGATTGAAGGAACGGCTGTCCGGAACCGGGATCGAGGCCGCGGCCGGGGCCGATGCCGTCATCGCCGCCGCCGAACGGCCGACCGACTGGGTGATGGCCGCCATCGTCGGCGCGGCCGGGTTGGGGCCGACATTGGCCGCAGTGCGCCGTGGCGCCATCGTCGCCTTCGCCAACAAGGAGGTGCTGGTCTGTGCCGGCGCCCTGATGATGGAAGAGGTGAAGGCGCACGGCGCCACGCTGCTACCGGTCGACAGCGAGCATTCCGCCATCTACCAGGTCTTCGACTTCGAGCGGACCTCCAGCGTCTCACGTCTGATCCTGACCGCTTCCGGCGGCCCCTTCCGCAGCCGGGACCGTGCCTTCATGGCGACGGCGACGCGGGAGCAGGCGGTGGCACACCCGACCTGGGAGATGGGCGCCAAGATCTCCGTCGACAGCGCCACGATGATGAACAAGGGACTGGAGCTTATCGAGGCCCATTTCCTGTTCGGCATCCCGGAAGAGCGGATCGACGTCCTGGTCCATCCGCAGTCGGTCATCCATTCCCTGGTGGAGTATGTCGACGGTTCGGTCCTGGCCCAACTCGGCACGCCGGACATGCGCACCCCAATTGCCTACGCGCTCGGCTGGCCGGCACGCATCGCCACTCCGGCGGAGAGGCTCGACCTGGTCAAAGCCTCGACCCTGACCTTCGAGGCACCTGATCCCGTGCGTTTTCCGGCTCTCCGGCTGGCCCGCGCCGCCTTGCAAAGCGGGGGTGCCGCCCCTACTATTCTCAGTGCCGCCAACGAGGTGGCCGTCCAGGCGTTTCTCGACCGCCGGATAGGCTTCCTCGACATCGAAAGGATCGTCGAGGAGACGTTGGCGGCGTTGCCCCACCGCCCGCTGAGCGATCTCGCCGCCGTGCGGGACGCCGACGCGGACGCCAGGCGTGATGCCGCCGGACGCGTGACGGCCAGCGGTGCGATGGCGGTTGGCAGCCGATGA
- the fabZ gene encoding 3-hydroxyacyl-ACP dehydratase FabZ: protein MDVTADNNAQSMKIDDIDIGRIMQMIPHRYPILMIDRVIDVTLGEGATGVKNVTINEPFFQGHFPSRPVMPGVLIIEAMAQTSAVLVVATLGSDAEGKLVYFMTVDEARFRRPVTPGDTIHIHVTKQRKRANVWKFKGEAKVNGVLVAEAIYSAMILDEK, encoded by the coding sequence ATGGACGTGACGGCGGACAACAACGCACAGAGCATGAAGATCGACGACATCGACATTGGGCGGATCATGCAGATGATTCCGCACCGTTACCCGATCCTCATGATCGACCGGGTGATCGATGTGACGCTGGGCGAAGGCGCCACCGGCGTTAAGAACGTCACGATCAACGAGCCCTTCTTCCAGGGTCATTTCCCGTCACGCCCCGTCATGCCCGGCGTGCTGATCATCGAAGCGATGGCCCAGACATCGGCTGTCCTGGTGGTTGCAACGCTTGGGTCGGACGCTGAAGGCAAGCTCGTCTATTTCATGACCGTGGACGAGGCACGTTTCCGTAGACCGGTAACGCCCGGCGACACCATCCATATCCACGTCACCAAGCAGCGTAAGCGCGCCAACGTGTGGAAATTCAAGGGCGAGGCCAAGGTCAACGGCGTCCTTGTCGCCGAAGCCATCTATTCCGCCATGATTTTGGACGAAAAATGA
- a CDS encoding LpxI family protein, producing MADSGQMDSCDSLGPKLAILAGGGTLPARIASAVRGQGREVFVVAFDGHTDPETVAGLPHLWSRFGAAGTILRRLHDEGVGEVVLAGPVKRPSFTELMPDWRTARFLARVGTRALGDDGLLRAVIREMEEDGFRVIGLQELLKDLLTTLGPVGRRIPDAEAERDIARAVEVARALGALDVGQGAVVQQGIVLAVEAIEGTDEMLARCAGLARPGPGGVLVKVKKPRQDRRIDLPTMGVTTVEKAASAGLRGIAVEAGGSLLVDRTAVAEAADRLGLFVVGIEAPQ from the coding sequence ATGGCCGATTCCGGGCAAATGGACTCTTGCGATTCGCTCGGCCCAAAACTGGCGATCCTGGCCGGCGGCGGCACGCTGCCGGCCAGGATCGCCAGCGCGGTGCGCGGCCAAGGTCGTGAGGTCTTCGTGGTCGCATTCGACGGCCATACAGATCCGGAGACGGTCGCCGGACTACCGCATCTGTGGAGCCGATTCGGTGCCGCGGGCACCATCCTACGACGCCTGCATGACGAGGGCGTTGGCGAGGTCGTTCTCGCCGGTCCGGTCAAGCGTCCCTCCTTCACTGAATTGATGCCGGATTGGCGAACCGCGCGCTTCCTCGCCCGCGTTGGAACCCGGGCGCTCGGTGACGACGGGTTGCTCCGCGCGGTGATCCGCGAGATGGAGGAGGATGGTTTCCGTGTCATCGGGTTGCAAGAATTGCTCAAGGACCTGCTGACGACGCTGGGGCCGGTCGGGCGTCGGATACCGGATGCCGAGGCCGAGCGCGACATCGCCCGTGCGGTCGAAGTCGCCCGTGCTCTGGGCGCTCTCGATGTCGGACAGGGTGCTGTGGTTCAGCAGGGCATCGTCCTGGCGGTGGAGGCGATCGAGGGCACCGACGAAATGCTGGCACGCTGTGCCGGGCTTGCGCGGCCCGGCCCCGGCGGTGTGCTGGTCAAGGTCAAAAAGCCGAGACAGGACCGACGCATCGACCTGCCGACCATGGGCGTCACCACGGTGGAGAAGGCAGCCTCCGCGGGTTTGCGCGGTATCGCGGTGGAGGCGGGCGGCAGCCTGCTGGTCGACCGTACCGCCGTGGCGGAGGCGGCCGACCGGCTCGGTCTGTTCGTGGTGGGCATCGAGGCTCCCCAATGA
- a CDS encoding OmpH family outer membrane protein, with product MTSVQAQTTPKAEAPKADAAKPPAPGAELKAPVIAVIDVQKIMQESSASKGITKSFETLRDSYQKEISALEDKLRKNEDELRKQQTVLSPEALANKRRDFEKQVAEVQKTVQNRKRALETGLNEAMAVVHKTMVEVVADISRERGANLVLARQQFVLVDTQLDVTDTVMERVNKKLPQVALNVPKQ from the coding sequence ATGACCTCGGTCCAGGCGCAGACCACGCCCAAGGCGGAGGCTCCGAAGGCTGACGCTGCCAAGCCCCCGGCGCCGGGGGCGGAGCTCAAGGCTCCCGTGATCGCCGTGATCGACGTCCAGAAGATCATGCAGGAATCCAGTGCATCGAAGGGTATCACCAAGTCCTTCGAGACGCTGCGCGACTCCTATCAGAAGGAAATCTCCGCTCTGGAGGACAAGCTTCGGAAGAACGAGGACGAGTTGCGCAAGCAGCAGACGGTCCTGTCGCCGGAAGCTCTTGCCAACAAGCGCCGCGACTTCGAAAAGCAAGTCGCCGAGGTGCAGAAGACCGTCCAGAACCGCAAGCGGGCTCTGGAAACCGGGTTGAACGAGGCGATGGCTGTTGTCCACAAGACGATGGTCGAGGTGGTCGCCGACATCTCTCGTGAACGTGGCGCCAATCTGGTGTTGGCGCGTCAGCAATTCGTGCTGGTGGACACCCAGCTCGACGTCACCGATACGGTGATGGAGCGGGTTAACAAGAAGCTGCCTCAGGTTGCTCTGAACGTTCCGAAACAGTGA
- the rseP gene encoding RIP metalloprotease RseP, which produces MDVIGGFWTSVLAFLLVLTVLVFVHELGHYLVARRNGVRIETFSIGFGPELFGFTDRVGTRWKFSALPLGGYVKMFGDADPASTPGAHLTAMSADERAVSFHHKRLGQRAAIVAAGPIANFVFSIVVLALLFMTAGQSFTPPDVGGIQPGSAAERAGIQPGDLILAVDGTGVQRFEEIRQIVSIRPGQPLAIELKRDGRVMTVTATPDSQSVTDRLGNSHQIGLLGISRGSVGMMRHDPLTAVWQAGREVAGMITGTFTALGQMVQGSRGTEELGGPLRIAQMSGEVAQSGWYPLVWFMTFLSVNLGLINLFPVPMLDGGHLLFYGIEKLLGRPLGARAQEYGFRIGLALVLTLMVFATWNDLVQLRVVDFFRGLVS; this is translated from the coding sequence ATGGACGTTATCGGCGGTTTCTGGACTTCGGTGCTGGCCTTTTTGCTGGTTCTCACCGTGCTCGTCTTCGTGCATGAGCTTGGGCACTATCTGGTCGCCCGACGCAATGGCGTAAGGATCGAGACCTTCTCCATCGGATTCGGACCCGAGCTGTTCGGGTTCACCGACCGCGTGGGCACACGCTGGAAATTCAGCGCGCTCCCGCTCGGCGGCTACGTCAAGATGTTCGGCGACGCGGATCCGGCCAGCACCCCCGGCGCGCATCTGACGGCCATGTCGGCGGACGAGCGTGCGGTTTCGTTCCATCACAAGCGGCTGGGTCAGCGTGCCGCCATTGTCGCCGCCGGCCCGATCGCTAATTTCGTCTTTTCCATCGTCGTGCTGGCCCTGCTGTTCATGACGGCCGGCCAGTCCTTCACTCCACCCGACGTCGGCGGGATCCAGCCCGGCAGTGCGGCGGAACGCGCCGGCATCCAACCGGGCGACCTGATCCTGGCGGTCGATGGGACCGGAGTGCAGCGGTTCGAGGAAATCCGGCAGATCGTCTCCATCCGCCCCGGGCAGCCGCTTGCCATCGAGTTGAAGCGCGACGGCCGGGTGATGACCGTTACTGCGACGCCTGATTCCCAGTCCGTCACCGACCGACTCGGCAACAGCCATCAGATCGGATTGCTCGGCATCAGCCGTGGCAGCGTCGGAATGATGCGCCACGACCCGCTGACGGCCGTCTGGCAGGCGGGGCGAGAAGTCGCAGGCATGATCACCGGTACCTTCACCGCGCTGGGCCAGATGGTCCAGGGGTCGCGCGGAACCGAGGAACTCGGCGGGCCGTTGCGCATCGCCCAGATGTCGGGCGAAGTGGCTCAATCCGGCTGGTATCCGCTGGTCTGGTTCATGACCTTCCTGTCGGTGAACCTGGGGCTGATCAACCTCTTCCCGGTGCCGATGCTGGACGGCGGCCACCTGCTGTTCTACGGCATCGAAAAGCTGCTCGGCCGACCCCTTGGAGCGCGAGCGCAAGAATACGGTTTCCGAATTGGATTGGCCTTGGTATTAACGCTCATGGTCTTCGCCACGTGGAACGACCTTGTTCAATTGCGCGTGGTCGATTTCTTCCGGGGACTGGTCTCCTGA